Below is a genomic region from Triticum dicoccoides isolate Atlit2015 ecotype Zavitan chromosome 5A, WEW_v2.0, whole genome shotgun sequence.
tatgatgcttgtatgacttattttatttgtagagttgtgttgtgatatcttcccgtgagtccctgatcttgatcgtacacgtttgcgcgtatgattagtgtacgattgaatcgggggcgtcacaggagcGTTAGGTTTTCCCTGGCTCCGGCAGTATGGAAGTGTTCGGCGCCTCTATCTTGCAAGCTGTTCATGTGGCTCGCAACACAGTAGCGTCTATCGACAACTAATCGCTGGTTGCGACAAGGGCCACAAGATCAAAGCTCCCCTTACTACATTTGTGCTCATGAGGAAGAATCGGTTGATCACTTATTGCTTCATTGTGTCTTCGCTCGTTAAGTCTGGTATAGTTGCTTTCAAAAAGCAAGAATTAACATCACGATGGTGCTGACGGATGATTATATTGGTGACTGGAGAATCGACGCTCGCAAGAGGATGCCAAAGGATAATAGAAAGGGTTTTGACTCGGTTATCATGCTCATATGTTGGTTGTCATGGAAGCATCGCAACAGGATGGTATTTGGACCGAGGATTGCAATTGCTATGGTGCCGCATTTTACCACGTAGATTTTTGATGAGCTGCCTCCCATAGGGCTGCCTCCCCCCACTTATATATATGTGAGGAAggagaggggcaacacacaccacGGTCCCCAAGCCGTGTGCGACGCCCCCTCTCCCTTTAGTTTCAGTTCCTCCTCCGTCCACGTTCGTTGTGCTTGGCGAGTCCCTATGGATagtttcaccaccatcatcaccacgccgtcgtgccgctggaactcatctactactttgcctctcttgctggatcgagaaggcgaggacgtcatcgagctgaacatgcgctgaacgcggaggtgacatacgttcggtacttgatcgggacggatcgtgaaggtgtatgactacatcaaccgcgttgataaaactTTCCTTTAGcgatttacaagggtatgtagatgctctccccctctcatagctatgcatctccatggatagatcttgcgtgtgcgtacagtttttattatttttccatgcaacattccccaacacgctccaGCTCCGCGCCGCCGTCCCGGCGACCAGCAGCTCCCGAGCGGCGGCAGCGCGCGCGGCTGTCGTCGCCGGTCTCGACCGTGGCGGCGGAGGCGCCCTCGGAAGCGTCGTAGTTCGGTGGCGAGAAGGAGAAGGATGAGGGGTAGTTCGACTGCCTAGACCAGTGGTACCCGCTGGCACCCGTGTGCGACCTGGACCCCAGCGCACCGCACAGCAAGATGGTGCTGGGCCTCCGCATGGTGTCCTGGTACGACCGCGCTGTCGACGAGTGCTGCATGTTCGACAACGCGTGCCCGCACCGCCTTGCGCCGCTCTTCGATGGCCGCATAGACGACAAGGCCCGCCTCCAGTGCATCTACCACGGCTGGTGCTTCGACGGCCGCGGCTCCTACCAGTTCATCCCACAGGCCCCTGCCCTCGACCCACCCGTAACCATCGACcccatctccttcttcctccttcggtCGATCACAAAACCAAAACCCAAACCAAAATGTTTCTTCTCTAAATTGCCCAGGTGCACAAGAACAATAAAGCTACAGCTAAAATTCACAACCTATGAGCTGCAAAAAAAATAAACTAACAAGCATGGGCTACAAAAAGGGTAGAATGAGCTACAGAAACTATGAGCTGCAAAAATTCAGAAATTAACACAATGGGATCCAGTAACTTTAAGTTTATCATAAACTATGAGCTTcagaaaaaatcagaggagatcctccagAAACTATGAGCTCCAGAAATTTAGAAATAATACAAGGGATCCTGCAGCTTTAAGTCCCTCTGCACGACATAAAAAACCACTGCAGAAATTCAGCAAGCACAACTAAAATATCGAACCTGAAACTCAGTAAAATTCAGCAGCACAACTTAAAAACCGAACGCGAATCAATctttggttgagttggttaggtagaCAGTGGTATCCTCAATCCATCggggttcaaatcctgatgctcgcattattcctggatttatttcaggatttccggcgatgcgctttcagtgggaggagacgttcccgtcgacgacgaggcgcctacggtgacttcgtaaatctcaagatgatatgccggctcagtctctcggagatgctcatatggatagggtgtgcgtgtgtgcgttcatagggatgagtgtatgcgcgtgtatataagcgcttgtatctgtactgatgctaaaaaaaacttAAAACCCGAACTCAATAAAATTCAGCAGCACATCTAAAAAACCTAAAACTCATCGGAACAATTCAGAAAAGGCACGGACTTTGCTCACATGTGCCCAGCAAAAAGCATGTTTATCTGCAAAAATCATGTAAAAAATTCCTGCAGCACATCCAAATCCAGCTTCACATCAAACATCACTAGCTCTACTCCGCAGACGATGCCCTACACCTACACCGCGACCGCTCTCTACAACGCCGTCAAACTACCTACATCGACGACCACTCTCCAGCAAACCAGTCATCGTTATCTCGATAGATATGCCACCCCTATGGATTGAGCCGCCCCGTAGATAACCGCCATGAACGCCTATAAATCGTCAGAAATACAGGGGAAAGGGGAGGAGGGGATCTCAGATCCATACCTGCTAGAGTCGATGCCGGCCACCGTTGAACCTGTCGCCGTCGCCACCGCACTGGATATGCCCTGGTCGCCCAACGCCCTGCACCGCCGCCCTCACAAATCTAGAAGCGGACACAAGTCGATGGAGCTGCCAGTTGCATGAATGCTTGTCCTGTAACAAGGGCTCTGTTTCAGAGAATGGACACGCATGACGCGGAAGCGGGGACGCAAGCGGGGACACTCTCATCCGTCTGATCAACAGACGATCCGACGGATGCGGAGCCAACAGAAACGGAGCCCGTGGATGGACGCACACGTGATCGGTCGGCTGGAGGTAAGCTTTTCCGTTTTAGATTTTACTGTTCCTTTTGCCTCGGACCTACACTAGCGGTATGGCTGGCAGTCCACGCGTTCTGCACTTGGCGGTAGAGACGTGGCGATAAGTCGTACCGGCGAACCGCAGCCGCAATCGCGCGCGCGCGCATCCCTCATTCCCTCCCTCCCGCGCGCACTCCCCACAGCCACAAGTTCTTCCCCCGCCGTCGGCCGCCGCGGGATCAGACGACGCGCCATGGattccctctccctcctcgtccccCGCGCGCGCCCTTcgctcccgctcccgctcccgctccgcgccgccgccccggccaccagCAGCGCCAGAGCGGCGGCACCGGCCCCGCGACGGTGGCGGCAGCGCGCGCGGCTGTCGTCGCCGGTCTCGGCCGTGGCGGCAGAGGCGCCCTCGGTGCCGTCGCCGTTTGGTggcgaggagaaggagaaggaggaggggcagTTCGACTGGCTGGACCAGTGGTACCCGCTGGCCCCCGTGTGCGACCTGGACCCCGGCGCGCCGCACGGCAAGACGGTGCTGGGCCTCCGCGTGGTGGCCTGGTACGACCGCGCCGTGGACGAGTGGCGCGTGTTCGACGACGCCTGCCCGCACCGCCTGGCGCCGCTCTCCGAGGGCCGCATCGACGACAAGGGCCGCCTCCAGTGCGTCTACCACGGCTGGTGCTTCGACGGCCGCGGCGCCTGCCAGTTCATCCCACAGGCCCCCGCCCTCGGCCCACCTGTCTGTAACCATCCATccattctccttcttcctcctccgttCGATcacaaaaccaaaaccaaaaccgAAATGTTTTCTTCTCTGAATTGCGCGGCGCAGGTGCACAAGAACAGCAAGGCGTGCGTGGCGTCGTACCCGAGCGTGGTGCAGAACAACATCCTGTGGTTCTACCCGAGGGCCGACGAGGAGCACCGGGACGTGTTGCAGAGGAAGCGCCCGCCATTCATCCCGGAGATCGACGACCCCTCCTTCGTCACCGTCTACGGCGTCAGGGACCTCCCCTACGGGTACACATCCTCAACCTCGACCTCCATATATGCGGGCGGCTGCCTCCCTCCATTGCACAGTCTCACAGTCACAGCTCCGTTGGTTTGCAGCTACGATGTGCTGGTGGAGAACCTCATGGACCCTGCCCACGTCCCCTACGCGCACAAGGGGCTGATGGGCAAGCTTCGCAAGAAGGAAGATCCCGGAAGATAAGCCCCTGCCCAGCTGCCCTGACATGACCGGCGCTGTCGAGTTCAGTTCACACTGTCACTTAATGGGAGTGTTGATTCAGTTGTTCTTCTCTTCACAGTTGAGTTCGACATCGAAGGCGGAGGGCCAGTGAAGATGAAGATAGAGGAGGCGAACATCGCCGGGTTCCTGTCGGAGCAGGACAATAGCGGATACTTCCGGTACGTCGCGCCGTGCACCTTCTACGGCTCGCCCCTCCCCAAAGAGGAAAAGGGAGAGGTATGAATCGGTTGATTGGGCAGACACATTTTTCCATTGCTGCCGGTGCAAGTGGAACTTGCAGCGCTTCAGAGGAGAACAAACAGGGGTTGTTCAGAAGTTGACAGTTCATGCTTTGGTTTTGGGCAGGAGAAGAAGAAGCCGCCTCAGTTCATGCTGGTGTTCATGTGCGTCCCGGTGTCTCCAGGGAAAAGCAGGGTGATCTGGGCGTTCCCGAGGAACGTCGGCGTCTGGCTCGACAAGGTCATACCGCGGTGGTACTACCACATCGGCCAGAACGCCATCCTGGACTCAGACATCTACCTGCTCCATATCGAGGTGATGATTCTTCAGCTCAAGCTCAGTAATTCTGAATTTCAGAGCCTTGTCCAGGATATGGAGCTCAAGCAGCAAGTAAACCCACTGTTCTTCCTTCATTTAGGAGCGCAACTTTGCCGCGGCGGGTGTTGAAAACTGGCAGAAAGCCGTGTACGTGCCGACGTCGTCGGACAACATGGTGATCGCCTTCAGGAACTGGTTCAGAAAGCACTGCAAGAGCCAGGTCGGCTGGGCCGCCCCAACAATAGGTCAGCTACCAGAGACTCCAACCAAAGACAAGCTCATGGAGAGGTACAGATAATGCAACATTCTAACTCTTCTCCACGCCAAACCTGAATACCTGAGAATTCAGTGAACCCCACCTGAACGAATTTTGCGATGGCGTCCACAGGTACTGGTCACACGTCGCGCAGTGCAGGAGCTGCAGCGCggcgctgaagaccatgaaggcattGGAGGTTGCCCTTCAGGTCGCGTCGGTGGCTGTCGTCGGGTTCCTCGCCGTCGCCAAGGGGACGCTGGTGACGTCGGTCGTGCAGAGAGCCGCCGTCGTGTCCTTGGCCGTGCTGTGCTTCGCTGCATCCCGCTGGCTCGCGAGCTTCATCGAGAAGAATTTCTATTTCCAGGATTACGTCCATGCCTACAAGTGAAGGCCATAATCCTGCGCCTTCCGTTGCTAGGGTTTTGTAGCTCCTGACTCGATGCAGCTTTAGAAAGTGTACATGAAGCACATTGCTTTACTTGATACCGATAGTAGCTGTATATAAAGCAACTAGTTTTTCCTTTTCAAACCAAAACCGGCTTCCGATTTTCATTCAAATCCAGTGCATAAATGCTAAATGCGTGACAAAAGGAAATTAAGAATTTTGTATCAAGTACCAGGTGCTACTACCAGGCAAATCGAGAAACTTGTTGCCGCAAAACCATACAAGGAACAACAATATAACTTCTTATTCATATATGATTGGCGTTTTGCACAGCACATCCCAGTATTATTTCACTTCACAAAACTACCAAGTTATAAAAGGGCAACACATCTTAATGTCAGCGTGTACATCGCTTCCCCAAAACATATCTATAAGAACAAAAATGTGTTGTTTGTTACTGAATTCCTGGTAAAACTGGATGCCTTTTTTGAGGAGGCAGATTCAGAATTATGTCTATGGCCTAGCAAACTTATCTAAGAAGGTGAGTACAAGTCGAAGCCCAATTTCGGAGAACAAAGCACCATATGACACAACCCTTAGGCCCTGAAATAGAAAACAGTTTCAGTGAATTTTTACCAAGAACTTAGCTACCAAAGTACAGACGACCCGCACCATTCATGTTCAGAATAATACAGCTTTCTGGGTAATTAAGATTTCCATCAACTTACCTAGTCATATATGAATCATCCACAGTACTAACAATGATGTTCTCACCCACTTCAACAAAAGGCGGGGCCTACGATTGGCAAAAAGTTGATGCAAGTGAGAAATACTTCAAGCTGCAGGACTATATCAAATTTCTTGGTTTCTAATTTTAATATTGATAATTAGGAGATTGCAAAACAATGAATGGATAAAAAAAGATGGCTTTTCCATACACCATTCCATAAAGGTCTATGTGAATATACTCTATGAAATGGTACCATCAACTTACAAGTACTGTAAGGCCATTATCCAGCAAGACCCTCTTATATCTGCATTTAGTACAAACACAAGTTTAGTTACCGCATAACACCAAGCCTCAAACAATTGATGATAAGAGATGATGAAGCTGATCAAAGGGGAATCTGCAATGCGCATGTGCATGGATACAATTCCATAGTTCATGAACTACTGTTTACTGCTTTTGCAGGGATTTTTGTTATGAAACTAGCTAACCTGTTGTTATAGTTCTGCTGCATGTAActcataactactccctccgtttccaaatataagcctttttagagattcattacggactacatatggatgtatatagacgtattttagagtgtagattcactcattttgctccgtatgtagtccatatcggaatctctaaaaaggcttatatttaggaacggagggagtacacaattaaCTTTCAAGTTTCTTCTCTGCGCATATAATTATCCATCAGGTATGTTCACTCCAGACAAAATATCACATTATGGTTAGAACACTATCACTCACTCCAAGCAATATATGCACCAATAATATGAAACATATTACTCTATTACCATAACTTCATTGCCGATCATTTGACAAGAGTGCTTATTTTGAGCCACAAAATATGAGAAGTACCCAGTGTATCCACTTGGAGTTGACTTACTAATACTCAACCCATAAAAGGTATTGGAACAATGAATAACCCAAAAACTCATCAATACATAATAAACAAATGTTGCAGAAATAAGAATTAATTTGATGATGGAAGTAATATGAAACTCACTGAGGTGTAGCAGTTAGGCCTTTTGCATTAGGCTGTGCTTCAACAACAGTGCAAGTCACACGAGGAGGCACTGAGCCAGACAACGCTCGGCCATCAAAAAATTGTAGAGTTACCTTCATCTCATCTGAAAAAATATGATATTGGAAATTTGAGTTAAATGGTCTCAATCAAAATTTACTTTAACCATTGTATTTATTTCGATGAGATCAAATACATTTAAAACCATTTTGACAATGAGCAGAAGATATCAACATCGAGCGAGTCATGTACACTATCAGTGCAGGAGTGAGCGAGCCTCTTAGGTGCTGACGTCTTTATTGTTGCCACCGAATTAAGAAAAATGCACGTGTATCGGATATGTTTGGGCCCGCTAATACATGGCATATATACAGATCACAATTATTTGTAAGGTAAAACTTAAGTGTCCCACACATTATATTCATCGGAATTGATAATTTTGTCCACTGTGATCATTTAAAACTAACTACTATGTCTACAGCAGCACTAACTTGCATATATGAGAGCTACAGGCACAAAAGTAAACAAGTCATCTAACTATTCAAAAGGTAAAACACAAGCACGTTCTTATAATCTAGTATTCATAGCAATTGGTGTTCTTCTGGTTGTCAATTAATACTGTTCGGACCTTTCAGATATGCAGCGTTTTTGCCAAACAGTTCCTTTGAAACCTCGAGTTGCTCAAACGTGTTAGGCCTGACAAAAAAAAGGGTTCCAGATGAAGTCATTACTACATGGATGTTAATGAGGGAATGACAAGAAAACAGGGAAATAAGCATACTCCATAAGTGCCACGTTGTCTCCTTCCTGATACAGATATGTGAAAGGCTTATCCTCAACAAAAACTCCTGAATGTGTAAAGAAAATACATAATGATTAGATTTCCATTATGAACACGACTGTACGCTTTCCAAATACAAATAACCAAACTACTGTTATCAACTTATCATGACTGTGCCTTACGAAATTCCCACTGGACTAGATATTACTGGAAGAAAGTTGGGTAGCCAGGAGTTTCTCAAAAGCAGGTTAATTTGGCCACCTTCTGGCAAAACCTAGTTCCATACGGCGCCACCTTCTTTTTTCTTCAATTATTATTGATATTAATATATGATGCATTTATGTGCAAAACTAATGTCAAATGTCACCCAAATCTTGGCAAATAAATGATACATATCAATAATAATTTATATTTAATTGGAGAGGCTCATAGTCGTGATTGATATATGAGGTGCTGATTGTAATACTCCTAAAAGGCTGGTTAACGCATCCAGCTTCTATAATCATTATCGTTATTTGAGTTTATTGTAGATGGTCATCATCTGAACTTTGTTTGGTACCTTCAGTGCGGCTAACACTGCTCGAGTATTGACACATGTATGATTGAATGCAATAAAACACACTAGAAGAAATTATTGCTTAGCTTCGTAAGATGTAACCAGAAAAAGGGAAGAGAAGGCTATGAAAAATTGCACAGGAGCACGTTTTAACAAGGACAGGGTACAAATAGCTACAGAAAGGAAACCAGACTAAAACATAGAAGCCTATAACTTTAGTCCTAGAATGCCTTTTGTGTGGGGAAGGAGTGTTCGTACTCTCAAGAGCCTCGTCGGTACGAAATCTTTCAACTATTTTGTTACCAGTGTCAACATCCCTCAGTTCCACCTGCAGCAATCAAGAGTTGAGAATAAAATTCAGATTGTAATGAAACAAATGACAAATTTAAGCTCCAGTTAAGTCAAGCACATATAAAAAAACATCCACCTGAACTTAGTTTTCGTCATTTGAGGGGACATCTTGCATGGAACTGCAGGCATGCCATTGGGGCAACAGTGCATCAAACTATTCATATGTATTTCTTGGTGCCTAGCTGTTTATTTCACTGTCCTTGTTATTACTCATTTACAAGTTATTCCAAAGTTATATTTTCGTTGTTGGCATGTCCTGTTGCTGTTGCTAAAATAGGTAGTCtaagatgagagcattttgtgtgattgggtctgataatatagatgcaaGGAAAAATCCGGCAAGTAACAAGACCAACATTAGCTTGCCATCATGTGAAGTATGCAGAGTTAAGTGGTGCAACAGATTGAAAGAAATAAACAAAATAAATGACCTGTATTGTGGCTCCTCCTCTTCCTTGGTGTGAATGATGCGATTTTATCACCTGAACAGAAGACATTCAACTCAGAAATGATAAGAGTGATTGCTCTTACTTAGTAGACCAGAAACACAGGTGAATATAAACCAGAAAGCTTGAGGAAATATGGAGGGACATAGGACATGAAAAGCAGTTAAACGCACCTGATAAATGCGGCCTTGATTTAAGGTTGGCCCAAAAGATGGATAAGTAGTAATCCACGATACTTGGAAGTAAAAAACAAAACACTAAAGATGTAATCAGCTAATCACACACCTTTTCTCTGTATCACATTTCCAAGTTTCACCTACACATATGAGGATATCTCAAGTCAATGCAAGCATCGTTATGCGCTTTCACAAAGATTAATAAAATAATAGAAGTGAAAAGGCATTAGCAAAATTAAGACCCAGGATATAATCAAGATGTCATTAAAAATGTACACCAGAAGTTTTGCAGTTATTTTTAGGACCATTGGAAAGCTGGAAGCCTCCCTGCTAACTACAACTGTAGAAAACAACTTCAATAACAACTTCTAAATGTACCATCCATGTCAAGCCGATAGACCAAATACTAATTAACTCGGCTAAATCTAGGTTGGAATATGCTACTGGCTACACGTTCTGCACAAGTTGCAATATGACTGTTGGTCGCACGGGGAATTCACACCACGATTTTGTGGATGCAAAAGTAGAACATACAATTTGAGCATTCCACAACAAACACAAAATAATTGCAAAAGGCTTTCCATGACATTTGTTCGATCGCTAGTGAACATATCAATGGAACCACAGAACAAAATAGCAAGGAACTGCTCCCCCTGCCAAGCGAATTCTCCCACAAATTCGCTACGAACTGAACAGAGCAGCAGGAGCCATAACAGTGCACGAGCTTAGCAGAACCCTATCTAAACCCTGTGCGGCCACGGGCCAAGCGAGCAGACGCGAGAGCGAGGGGGCAGAAGGGGGATTACGTCGGAGCCGAGCATCTTCGCGCCGCGGCGCTGCGTGGCGGCCCACGGCGTGGTGGCGAGGGAGCCGGTGGACGGGTCCCGCCGGGCGGCGGAGAGGGTGGCGACGGCATGGGCGTGTGCGTGGGCGGCGGGAGGTGGAgagtggaggagggaggagaggcggCGGGAAGCTTCGAGAAGGTTCCGACGGAGGATCTGCATCGCGAGGTCAGGCTGGGTGGTTCGCCGTCTGCACTTTCCCGGCGCCGGTAGGTTTGgaaattttttttgagacaaaagtAGGTTTGGAATGGGCACAGGGTGACCTCGGATTGGGCCCGGGCCGTGGTCCGGGCGGGCCTAAGATGTGGGCTGAAGGTGCGCCCGGAATGGAAAATGTGCCATTTTATCTCTTTTGTGGTGGAGGATCAGGTTTGCATTTACATTTCAGCTTTTAAAAGCTTTGCATTTGCAAATTCACCTTTTTAAGGCACTGCATGTTTTCTAGGTCAATTTTTTGCATGCTTAGTGGGAGGAAAGGAAGAACATAAGACAAAAGTTATTGAAGAAATACCTACCAAACATTTGGCGAAAGGTCTTATGGAACAAATAtataatctataatacctaaataggtcATCCCCACTAACCTAATGAGCACGCAACTAGAAGAAGAAGAGAGGACCATTATGATGAAAAAAATAGAGGTACATGAAGAAAGCGGTGGAGAAGAAGCGACAAAGGGGGGTGTATATAAGTGATTGGCGACAATGGCCACCAAAAGTGTTAACATACGGAAGCAGGACAACATACACCCTAACGGATTAGATGGGTGGTTGATTAGGAAACCAACGCCCCGATTAAGAAACCAAGTAGAATTCAAGCACAGAGGAGGGAGTGGACAACACGACAGTGTTTAAGTTAGAGAGATGAAAACACAGTAGGAGAACACACGAAAGATTCAAAGAAGGGTGAGCGGACGGTCAAGTGTAAAAGGAAGACTATTAGTTGAGGAAGATGGGTATGGTGGACTAGTTAGCTCTCTAGTCCTATGACGCGTATGAGTCACGCCTTAAAATGTTGAGAGAAACTTGTTACAAATTTTAAATATAACTTTAAAATGACAATACTACATAAAAGGGCTAGAGATCCTATGATCATTCTCCAAAGAAAAAGATATACCAATAATCTGGATGAATTTTGAAGTCATCAGAAACCTTCTTCTCCACTATCTAAAAGAACCTAAGGTTCCCTTTCCTGCCAAGAGGATGATGCCTTGCACATTGTTTCATTCAAACTCACACCCAAATTCCCACCTCCATCCAAGCCTAAAAAAAGTCCAATCCATCGATTTATCATTGTCCCACCACCAACCGATTTGGCAATATTTAATCACCATAATTTACTTTCCCTTCTCCACCCAACCATGACGTTACTTTCCCTTTCCCCCCTCCCATGAATCACACCGTAATTTCATCCTTCCATCCAGTAAACGAGCCAAAACAAATTTCCAATCGTTGGTGCTTCCCGTGTGTCTCCATGGCATATAAGGCGATCACCCATTTCCTTGGTACTTTTGAGACCCACCTTTGTCCTTCTAGCTAATATGTACATGTCTCCAAGCTAACGCAATGGTGATCCGATACAGTCTCGGTCGCCCGGCTCAAAGAGGGTGATGGCACCACCACCTATCTCGGCTCCTGTCGTGTGGCCTCCTCCGATCAACAGGCAACTTGTTCCATTTCCTGCATCAAAAATTTTATGTCATATGTCTCGGGAAAAATGGTTTAGATGATGCATGTATAATTATGTTTTCCCGTTTCTCCTTTAACCAGTGTAGGGATGTTAGATTCCACAATGTTGAAACCGTGCACATATACAACAGATTTTGGGAGACAACGACAAAAATTCTTTCCAGCTGAATCAAGCAAAAACTAGAAGTGGAGATGTAATCTACTGCGCCATCCTTGCCGACCTAGATGAGAGAAACATGTACAACACCAGTACCCAAATTACCGTGGTAACTAAAGTACTGATTCATCTATCCTTGCTCAAACAATGTTGGCTATTTTGAAGGGAACCAAAATGGAGGCAACTGCTTCTGAGCAGCACACAGATCATTTCAACGAAAGCATGCAGACCGACAAAGTATACTTATTTAGGAATGTGGGGTTCGAAATGCGTGAAATGCCACCCCCAATTCTATTGACCATATACCAACCCCCTATTACATCATTCTACATGGACAGACCGATGTGCATCTTGCTAGATCGCACATTTTTGTGCCTAGCCTGCCTCCGCGATTCATGGATTTGGGTGATGTCAACCGACTCAGGAACATAATGCTCGCAGGTAAATTCTATTGAGGCTCATTCCTTGTGGATATCATTGTTTTGTCATGCTATTTTTTTCTAGATGTCATTGGGCTGGTTGTCCATGTCGGTCCCTTTATGCTCCAAGATTCTTCCCACCATACTGCATGCCTAGATGTCACTTTAATGGACACATGGTATGGCAAAATAACCGCATATGTTAACTACTTTTGATTGACTTTGGATTGATGTTCTCGAACTTAACAAGTCGGGAGTTCAACTTTCTGCACGTCTGGGACCAACATGTGGCACGTCACCTAACATAGTGGAGACATGTCGAACAGGAAATGCGGACTTTAGCTGCCACACCCCTGAAGGTTAACACAGAAAATGTGCGTCCTTATGGATGTGACATTATGGACTAATGACGTTACCATGGCTATGTAACATCATATTGTTCTTATGTTAAAAAAACATCATATTGTTGTTGAATTGTTGTTTTTAGGGGGCAAGAAAACAATTATATGAAAGTCATATTGTTTTTGAGCCATGCAATCAGCAGGGGGATGAGCTAGGCGCTTATCAGGCAAGGCTCAACACAGCTCGAAGGTCCATCCAAAGGCAGGTCAGATCAGTTGTGTGACAGATGAAAATTCACAAGGAGGCCAATCTTCGACTTATGAGGCTCTAGCCAGTGGCGGACCTTGACGAAGATTGTTGAGGGGGTAATCGGATTTAAGGGGGCGAAGAAGATAAGTTATGTATGAACTCTGAGAAATCCGGAATAATCAAGGCTAATAATTAGGGATGCACTCAAGAGttttcttggggggggggggcaatggccCTTTAGCCCCATGAAGCTCCGTGATTGGCTGTAGCACGATGAACTTGTAGCTGCCAATGTTGAGAGTCCATTGAGATTTCTATTTTTACTAGTTTGATCGTAATAATGATGACTAGATTCGACTTTTACGGTGTTTGCGTCGACTAGGTAATTGGTCGTCCTTTGCAACGGGATTGATCCACTATATGCCCTTCAAATTCTACATCAAGCGACATTTTTGACTTTTTTACAATTGAATCACTAGTCTACCTACGTCTCTCTCCCCCACTACGCTGTCTATCTCTCTCTGCTTCCTCTCTCCTATGAATTAACTTAATTTCCTCTCTAATGTCTCTATTTTCTATCTAAGAAGAATATAATGTTTTATGTTTCACTTTTCTTTCAACCAACCCTTTGTCCACGCTTCCCTGTATGATATCAATC
It encodes:
- the LOC119303669 gene encoding elongation factor P-like isoform X1, with translation MQILRRNLLEASRRLSSLLHSPPPAAHAHAHAVATLSAARRDPSTGSLATTPWAATQRRGAKMLGSDVKLGNVIQRKGRIYQVIKSHHSHQGRGGATIQVELRDVDTGNKIVERFRTDEALERVFVEDKPFTYLYQEGDNVALMEPNTFEQLEVSKELFGKNAAYLKDEMKVTLQFFDGRALSGSVPPRVTCTVVEAQPNAKGLTATPQYKRVLLDNGLTVLAPPFVEVGENIIVSTVDDSYMTRA
- the LOC119303668 gene encoding protochlorophyllide-dependent translocon component 52, chloroplastic-like, with the protein product MDSLSLLVPRARPSLPLPLPLRAAAPATSSARAAAPAPRRWRQRARLSSPVSAVAAEAPSVPSPFGGEEKEKEEGQFDWLDQWYPLAPVCDLDPGAPHGKTVLGLRVVAWYDRAVDEWRVFDDACPHRLAPLSEGRIDDKGRLQCVYHGWCFDGRGACQFIPQAPALGPPVHKNSKACVASYPSVVQNNILWFYPRADEEHRDVLQRKRPPFIPEIDDPSFVTVYGVRDLPYGYDVLVENLMDPAHVPYAHKGLMGKLRKKEDPGRVEFDIEGGGPVKMKIEEANIAGFLSEQDNSGYFRYVAPCTFYGSPLPKEEKGEEKKKPPQFMLVFMCVPVSPGKSRVIWAFPRNVGVWLDKVIPRWYYHIGQNAILDSDIYLLHIEERNFAAAGVENWQKAVYVPTSSDNMVIAFRNWFRKHCKSQVGWAAPTIGQLPETPTKDKLMERYWSHVAQCRSCSAALKTMKALEVALQVASVAVVGFLAVAKGTLVTSVVQRAAVVSLAVLCFAASRWLASFIEKNFYFQDYVHAYK
- the LOC119303669 gene encoding elongation factor P-like isoform X2 is translated as MQILRRNLLEASRRLSSLLHSPPPAAHAHAHAVATLSAARRDPSTGSLATTPWAATQRRGAKMLGSDVKLGNVIQRKGRIYQVIKSHHSHQGRGGATIQVELRDVDTGNKIVERFRTDEALERVFVEDKPFTYLYQEGDNVALMEPNTFEQLEVSKELFGKNAAYLKDEMKVTLQFFDGRALSGSVPPRVTCTVVEAQPNAKGLTATPQYKRVLLDNGLTVLAPPFVEVGENIIVSTVDDSYMTR